The Candidatus Poribacteria bacterium sequence TCACCTTAATTCGTCCCCATGTTGTTGTGGCTTTTCCATAAGGTTGGACGGGTAGGAGTTCTCCAGCCATTGATAATTTGATTTCATCTTCGGTTAGGACACTGCTCCAGATTCTGACTTCATCAATGAGACCGTTCCACGTTTGCGAGTACCCTTGATTGAGTGTGCCAATCCATAACGGTTCTTGACCACTGCTAACTTCAGCTTCAGGATGATCTACTTCGTTTTCGAGTTCGCCGTTGACGTAAAGCAGCTGCTTCTTTGTTTTGCCGTCATAGACGTAAGCGAGATGCATCCATTTTTTATTTTCTAAGATGGATGTTGATGAAATTTGTTCGCCGCTCTTTGCGTTAACCCTCGCCCAGAACTTACTCTCGTTCCACGAAAAGAGATTGTAAACATCTCCAGCCTGCCATCCTGCGCGTTTGGAGACGATCCCTCTTGCGAGAGCATCTGTTCCGAAAGGTTGAACCCAGGCTTCAACTGTCAACTGTTTCATGCCTTCGAGATCGGCAGTATGTGCGACTTCGACGAAATTCGCTGCGTCTCCGTCAAATTCAAGGGCACCGTTGATTTTGCCCTTAACCCATTTCAACTTACCGTTGATGCTGGCTTTATTTTCATTGCCAGAGGCATCTTTGGGGTTTTTCCCCGCACCATCATCAAAGGGTAAATAGAGCAGCAATGTCCCTTCATCGACTGCTTGTGCCGTGTAGATACCGACAACAAGTAGAAGTGTTAAACTCAAAGAAAATATACGCATGATAATTCCTCCTTGCTTATTATAGTAGATTTTGTAATTACTTATACACTCGTATCGTCGTGTGAACTTTGAAGCTATATGCCACAGGAACCAACGGTTTCCTATGCTACAAGGAAACCCAAACTAAAAGTTTAGGCTACAAGTGTAAACTTATTTTTGGATTTTACTATAATTTAGAGCTGCTTCGGTTTCTTACTGCCTCGTTCACACTAATTTCTCTGAACAACAACTTTCGCAGTAACGTTCAAGAATGCCTTAAGGCATCCAAAGGTTCCACTCCTCTTTTTTCTCCCATCTTCGGCATGCGAGACATAAACACATATATCGGATCGCAAAACGTGGGGCAGAACTGACATTCATTGTACCAGCATGTGGTAACAGGTGGTGGAAGAATAGGACATCCCCCTGTTTGACAACAACCTCTATGGGTTCGCCTAAATCCATTTCTTGAAACTGTGCCCCCATATCGTGGATATGATTAGAGAACCTTGGATTGTTTTTTCGGAATTCACGGATGCGTTGTGGACCTTCGGGCCATATTATGGTCGTGCCGCTGTGGACGTTCGCATCGGTGAGATAGGTTAAACTGGTCACCCGAAACGTCCCGGGATCTAATCGCAAATCTCGGAAACCGCCATCTAAATGCGGTGCCGGTCTTTTCCATTCGGCTGAAACGGGGAATTTATTGAGTACCCAGATACCATCAGGACGCTGTCTTTCACAATGTGGAATCTCTGGGTATTGGGAGGCGAGTTGCTTAAGGATAGCGAGATAATCGGGTGTGCAACATGCTAAAAGATCTGGATGCGTAACACCGAAAAGTTCGATACGAGCTCCTGTCCTCTGAATGTAGAACTTAGAGGCGGGCGGATGTTTGCAATCTTCCCATGAACTCGGATTATCGGCATCCATTTCCATCATGTGCCACATTGTTTCCCTTGCTTTTGTGACAGTCTCTTGTGGAATTAATCCGGAAAGAAGTAGATAGCCTTCTTCTTCAAATTGTGCTAACTCCTGTTCTGTAAGCATATTTTTACCCTTGAATATTTTGCATTGGTTAGAAGGTTAAGGGGACAGGACACGAGAAATTCGTCTTTGACATACTCCGTCTGCTAACTAAAGCAGCGGGATTCTTGAACCCTCCTGCACAAGGGGCACACGCCAAGGCGTGATTGAATTACAAGGATATTTTAACGTTTCTGAGATGCTTCGTCAAGAAAAAAGAGCGGAAAAGGCAGAGCCATTCAGTTTTCGGTTGTTGGTTTCCGATTTTAAAAAAAGAGTCGCGACCGGGAGTCCGCTCCTACAGCGAAGATCCTATCAGCGAAAAATTTATTGATTGCGACTGTATGGATCTACTTTGATGCCCAACATTTGCGGTAAGGGATTAGGATCAAGGTTGGCGACATCGATACCACTATCCATGGCTTGCATTGCCGCAAGTCCCGCGATCTGACCAGTTGTCATCCACAGTGGCTCCATGCGCAACACCGACATTGCGACATGGGTGCTCGACATTGCAACGGGTACGAGTAGGTTGTTCAAATGCCGAGGCAACATGGCACCGTAAGGGGCTTGACCGGGTTGGGCTGGACCCTCGGCTTTTTTGGGATACCAGAGGACACCCTCCATAAAACCGTCCACTGCATAGCGTCGATCGTGACAGGGGTGAACGTCAAACGAATGTTCACCAATCGCGATGGCTTGGTCGATCTGCGGGGTTCGCCCGGTTTTCGGATCGACAGTGAAATTATGCTGTGTTACCAATGCTCGTCCTTCAATGCGCCGACCTTGACGAACGTAGATCTGCCACGGCCAGTGTCCATTGCCGGTGAACTCGTCCTTGTGAAGTCCTGCTTGTTTCCAGAGATGGCGCGTGCTTTCTGGTACCCGCGGTTCATTTTGAAGGAACCAGACGTAACCTGCGGCGTGATCGAGGTGAAATTGCGCCAGCCGTTGCCGATGATGCCGCTGTGCCTCTGGCCAGCTCCAACTGATACCGGGGCAATTCAGACTGGTCAACCGGTCAATCGAACCATTTAGTTGATACTTTTT is a genomic window containing:
- a CDS encoding LamG domain-containing protein, with amino-acid sequence MRIFSLSLTLLLVVGIYTAQAVDEGTLLLYLPFDDGAGKNPKDASGNENKASINGKLKWVKGKINGALEFDGDAANFVEVAHTADLEGMKQLTVEAWVQPFGTDALARGIVSKRAGWQAGDVYNLFSWNESKFWARVNAKSGEQISSTSILENKKWMHLAYVYDGKTKKQLLYVNGELENEVDHPEAEVSSGQEPLWIGTLNQGYSQTWNGLIDEVRIWSSVLTEDEIKLSMAGELLPVQPYGKATTTWGRIKVKTY
- a CDS encoding phytanoyl-CoA dioxygenase family protein, which gives rise to MLTEQELAQFEEEGYLLLSGLIPQETVTKARETMWHMMEMDADNPSSWEDCKHPPASKFYIQRTGARIELFGVTHPDLLACCTPDYLAILKQLASQYPEIPHCERQRPDGIWVLNKFPVSAEWKRPAPHLDGGFRDLRLDPGTFRVTSLTYLTDANVHSGTTIIWPEGPQRIREFRKNNPRFSNHIHDMGAQFQEMDLGEPIEVVVKQGDVLFFHHLLPHAGTMNVSSAPRFAIRYMCLCLACRRWEKKEEWNLWMP